The genomic window GCTGCTGGGCGCCAAGCTGGCGACGGCCGTCATCCTGTCCGCCGCGCTCACCGGCTGATCGGCCGGGGCGATGCAGTTTCCCCGCCTGCCGGACTGGGCCATCTATGGAGCGGTGGCGGCCGTGTTTCTGGCGGTGTCCCTGGGGCGGCGCGAGAACGCCGATGCGCCGCCGGTCGAGGAGGCCGACGCCGATGTAGCTGAGGGCGCGCTGTTAGGCCCCATCACCCCCTTTGACGCCGCCGTCACGGTCGATGCGGGCGAAGCGCCGTTCAAGCCGTCGTCGGGCACGGCCTTCTCCATCGCAGGACGGGGGCGCTGGGTGACGGCGCGCCATGTCGTCGAGGGGTGCCGCAAGCCGGCGCTGGTGGTCGGCGAGGGGCGGGCGGTCGCGGCCGACGTCCGTCTGGCGCCGCGCGCCGACGTCGCCTTGCTGATCACCGACGGCGGGCCGGCGGCCTTGCCGGTCGCGGTCGGGGCGCCGCTGCGCAAGGGGCAGCGCGCCTTCCATCCGGGCTTTCCTCAGGGGCGTCCCGGCGAGGTGACGTCTCGCCTGCTGGGGCGCGAGACCTTGAAGGTCTTCGGGCGCGGCGCGCGCGACGAGCCGGTGCTGTCCTGGGCCGAGGTCGGGCGCACCAACGGGCTTGAGGGCACATTGTCGGGCCTGTCGGGCGCGCCGGCGCTGGATGCGCAGGGCCGCGTCGTGGGCGTCACCATCGCCGAGGCGCCGAGGCGGGGCCGGATCTATACGACGGCGCCCGAGACGTTCGGTCCGGCGATCCGCGGCGAACAGACGCCGGCCGACGACGCGCGCGGCCAGGCCATCACGACCGAGGATTACGGCCAGGTGTCCAACCGGCTGAGGCGCGATCTGCGCGTGGCGCAGGTGGTGTGCCTGTCGGTCTAGCCGAAAAGGAGTGACGGCCCGCCGCGCAGAGGCGACGGGCCGTCCAGCTTTCAGTTCTACTTTAGCGAACCGCTGTTGAGGTTCAGGGCGCCGGCCTCGATGACTTCGAGGTTGGGGTGTTTGGCGCGCAGATCGTCCAGGAATTTGGAGCCGTCGCCGACGATGACCAGGCTGGCGCGGTTGACCGGCAGGTGTTCGGCGAAGGCGGCCTCGACCTGTTCCGGCGTGACGGCGCGGACCCGGCCGGCGTAGTCGGCGAGGTCGCTCATCGGCAGATCATAGAGCGCCAGGTTGGCGACGAGGGCGCCCAGGCCGTCCACCGTCTCCAGCGAGCGGCCGAAGCCGCCGATCAGGGTGGCGCGGCGCGGGGCCAGATCGGCCTGGGTCGGAGTCTCGGTTCCCAGCTTGGCGATCTCGGCCAGGATCAGATCGGCGACCTCGTCGGCGGTCTCGTTCTTGGTCTGGGTCGAGGCGGTGAACAGGCCCGCATCCGCCCGCGCGCCCAGCGACGACGAGGCGCCGTACGACAGACCGCGCTTGATGCGGATTTCCTGGTTCAGGCGCGACGAGAAGCCGCCGCCCAGCAGGGTGTTGCCGACCGTCAGCGGGAAGAAGTCCGCATCGGTGCGCGACACGCCGCGAACGGCGGCGACGACCGCGGCCTGACCGGCGCCGGGCTGGTTCACCACGACGATGCGCGGAGCCAGGGGCTGACCGGCCGGGTTGGTCGCAGCGGCCGGGGCCGCGCCGGCCGGGCGCCAGTCGCCGAACGCCTGTTGCGCCAGGGCGCGGGCGGCGGCCGGCGTAATGTCGCCCGAGAAGACCAACGTCGCGTCCGACGGCCGGTAGCGGGCGGCGTGGAATGCGGCGACGTCGGCCGCCGTGATGGCCGGAACCGTCTGCTGGGTGATCGTCGCGCCGTAGGGGGCGTCGCCGTAGATGACGCGGCCGACCGTCATGCCGGCGATGGACGCCGGCTGGCTGAGGGCGACGCGCAGGCCGTCCAGGGTCTGGGCCTGCTGACGTTCAAGCTCTTCGCCGGCGAAGGTCGGGTTCTTCACCAGATCCGCCATCAGGGCGACGGTCGCCGGGAAGGCGTTCGACGGCGCGTTGGCGTAGACGTTCGAGAAATCGACCCCGGCTGATGCGCCCACGCTGGCGCCCAACTGTTCGATCTGGGTAGCGATTTCGGGCGCGGTTTTGGTCTTGGTGCCCTGGGTCAGAAGGGCGGCGGTCATGGCGGCGACGCCGGCCTTGCCCGTCGGATCATCCGACGAACCGGCGTCGAAGCTGAGGCGGGCCGAGACCAGCGGCACGCCGTCGGTCGGGGCGACCAGGACGCGCAGGCCGTTGTCCAAGCGGAAGTCGGCGACGGTCGGCGTCACGGGTGCGACCTCGGCGCCCGGCTGGGGCAGGGGCTTGCGCTCCGCCTCGGGCAGGAGGACGGCGGGCGGGCCGGCGGGGGCCAGGTCGGCGACCTTCACGGGGGCGTCCACGTTCATCTTCTGGACCGAGGCGGGGTTCTGATCGTCGGCGGCCAGGAAGGTGATCGTCGACTGGCGCTGCGGCGTCAGATATTTGCGGGCGACGCGCTGAATGTCGGCGACGGTGACGGCCTGGATCTGGGCGACCTCTTCGTCGGCGGCGGCGGCCGAGCCGGTGTTGATCAGCGAGAAGCCCAGGGCGGTCGCGCGGTCGTCCACCGTCTCGCGGCTGCGCAGGGCGTCGGCGACCAGTTCGTTCTTGGCTTCGGCCAATTCCTCGGCGGTTACTTTAACGTCGCGCAGCTTGGCGATCTCGTCGTTCAGGGCGGCGATGCCTTCGTCGGCCGTATGGCCCTGAGCCATGATGGCCAGGGCGGACAGATTGCCGGCCTGCTGCGAGAAGTCGGGGGTCGAGCCGATCTGGGCCGCGATCTGCTTGTCATAGACCAGCGAGCGATACAGGCGGCTGGACTCGCCGGTGGACAGGATGCCGTCCAGAACGGTCAGGGCGGCGCGGTCGGCGTCGGCGTATTTCACCGTCGGCCAGGCGACGACGGCGGCCGGCAGCGGTACGTTGGGCGCATAGTAGGTGACGTTGCGCGGACCCGTCGGCTCAGGCTCGACGACATTGTTGGTCGGGATCGGCGTGGTCGGGTTCTTCAGCGGGCCGAAATACTGATCCACCCAGCGGTCAAGTTGAGCCTGGTCGAAGTTGCCGGCCACGATCAGATAGGCCGCGTTGGGGCGATAATAGGTGGCGTGGAAGCGGCGCACGTCCTCCAGCGACGAGGCCTCCAGCTCCTCGATCGAGCCGATGCCCGGACGGCGATAGGGGCTGTCTTGGTAGATGGTCTCGGGCACGAACAGGCCAAACAGGCGGCCGTAGGGATTTGCCAGGATGCGCTGGCGGTATTCCTCCTTCACCACGTCGCGCTCGGCGACGAAGGTCGGCTCGTCCACGACCAGCGAACCCATGCGGTCGGCCTCGGCGAACAGCATCCGCTCCAGGTGGTTGGCGGGCACGGTCTCGAAATAGGCGGTGGTGTCGTCGGCGGTGAAGGCGTTGTTGGAGCCGCCCACGTCCTCGGTCAGCCGGTCGAAGGTTTCGGGCGGCAGATTGGTGGTCGACTTGAACATCAGGTGTTCGAAGAGGTGGGCGAAGCCCGAACGGCCAGCCGGATCGTCCTTGGAGCCGACCTTGTACCAGACCTGGACCGTGACGTTCGAGGTGTCGGCGTCACGCGCCGAATAGACTTCCAGCCCGTTCGCCAGGACGCGCTTGGTGAAGCCTAGCGGGGGCACGGTCACGCCCTGCGGCGCCTGCCCCGTCGATTGAACGGCGGCTGCGGCGGGCGCGACGCCCTCTGCGAAGGCGGGGGCGGCGAGGCCGAGAAGGAGGGCGGAGGCGGCTGCCCCGACTTTGAGGGTGGCGATCAGGCGGGATTTCATGAAGGGCTCCGAAGCCCGGAACGCCGGGCGGCGTGACGTTAACAGCCCTTCGCTGACATGCACCTTACCGAGATGTAATGAACCGGATGCGGTGAAGGTCGTTCATGGACAAATCCACGACGGCGACCTAATCGCCGCAAGTCGCAGTCAAGCGACCACCACCGCCGAGGACGCGTGCCGAGACGAGCGATCGCTACTTCTGTCTCCGAAGAAAAAATCGCGGTCTGGGCCTTCGTCCTACAAAATATGGTTACCCCGCCCGCCGTTCTCTACGGCAGTTGGGCCGCCGCCGGGCTGATTCTGGCCGCCCTGGGTCAGCCTTGGCTCGGGTTTGAGTTCGCCCTGATCGGCATGGCGTTCGACGCCTGGGCCCAAGGGCGCGTCAAGCGATACCAGAAGACCGACGCCCCCATCGCGGGCTGGCCCCCGCTGCTGATGGCTATCGTGGCGATCCGGTTCGCTTTGGGGGTGTCCGGGCCGCTGATCGCCTGGCTGCTGGCCCCGCGTGTCGATGTCATGCTGGTGGTGGTGCTGATCCAGGTCTGGTCGATCGGTGTGGCCTTCGTTCAGTTCAGCGCGGCGCCTCGGCTAATGGCGCTGGCGGCGGCGCCGATCTGCGCGACCGTGCTGGTCGTGATCTATCCCTCGCTGATCGGACCGCACGGTCTGGCGGTGGCGGCGGCCTTCGTCATGCTGGCGACGATTCTGTTCATCATCTCGCGCGCGACCCACGCGCTGTGGTGCGACCTGTTCGCGGCGGACCAGCGCAACAAGGCGTTGCTGATGGACGTGCAGGCGGCGCATGAGGCGGCCGTGCTGGACCGCGACGCCGCCCGATGCGCGCGTCTGGAGGCGGACGAGGCCAATGCCGCCAAGTCCCGCTTCCTGGCTAATATGAGCCATGAGATCCGCAACCCTCTGAACGGCATCATCGGCATGGCGCAGATCATGGCGGGCGACGCGCTGGAGGATCGGCAGAAGGCGCGACTGGAGATCCTGGATCGGTCGGCCCACACCCTGCTGGACCTGATCAACCAGATCCTGGACCTGTCGCGGATCGAGGAGGGGCAACTGGAGATCGTGCCGCAGCCCATCGATGCGGATGCCCTGGTGCATGAGGTCACTGAGACGCTGCGGCCGTTGGCCGAAAGCAAGGGCCTGGCTTTCCACGTCGTTTCACCGGGCCTGGGCTGGGTCAGCGCCGATCCGGTCCGGCTGCGTCAGATCCTGTTCAACCTGCTGTCCAACG from Brevundimonas fontaquae includes these protein-coding regions:
- a CDS encoding M16 family metallopeptidase: MKSRLIATLKVGAAASALLLGLAAPAFAEGVAPAAAAVQSTGQAPQGVTVPPLGFTKRVLANGLEVYSARDADTSNVTVQVWYKVGSKDDPAGRSGFAHLFEHLMFKSTTNLPPETFDRLTEDVGGSNNAFTADDTTAYFETVPANHLERMLFAEADRMGSLVVDEPTFVAERDVVKEEYRQRILANPYGRLFGLFVPETIYQDSPYRRPGIGSIEELEASSLEDVRRFHATYYRPNAAYLIVAGNFDQAQLDRWVDQYFGPLKNPTTPIPTNNVVEPEPTGPRNVTYYAPNVPLPAAVVAWPTVKYADADRAALTVLDGILSTGESSRLYRSLVYDKQIAAQIGSTPDFSQQAGNLSALAIMAQGHTADEGIAALNDEIAKLRDVKVTAEELAEAKNELVADALRSRETVDDRATALGFSLINTGSAAAADEEVAQIQAVTVADIQRVARKYLTPQRQSTITFLAADDQNPASVQKMNVDAPVKVADLAPAGPPAVLLPEAERKPLPQPGAEVAPVTPTVADFRLDNGLRVLVAPTDGVPLVSARLSFDAGSSDDPTGKAGVAAMTAALLTQGTKTKTAPEIATQIEQLGASVGASAGVDFSNVYANAPSNAFPATVALMADLVKNPTFAGEELERQQAQTLDGLRVALSQPASIAGMTVGRVIYGDAPYGATITQQTVPAITAADVAAFHAARYRPSDATLVFSGDITPAAARALAQQAFGDWRPAGAAPAAATNPAGQPLAPRIVVVNQPGAGQAAVVAAVRGVSRTDADFFPLTVGNTLLGGGFSSRLNQEIRIKRGLSYGASSSLGARADAGLFTASTQTKNETADEVADLILAEIAKLGTETPTQADLAPRRATLIGGFGRSLETVDGLGALVANLALYDLPMSDLADYAGRVRAVTPEQVEAAFAEHLPVNRASLVIVGDGSKFLDDLRAKHPNLEVIEAGALNLNSGSLK
- a CDS encoding S1 family peptidase — translated: MQFPRLPDWAIYGAVAAVFLAVSLGRRENADAPPVEEADADVAEGALLGPITPFDAAVTVDAGEAPFKPSSGTAFSIAGRGRWVTARHVVEGCRKPALVVGEGRAVAADVRLAPRADVALLITDGGPAALPVAVGAPLRKGQRAFHPGFPQGRPGEVTSRLLGRETLKVFGRGARDEPVLSWAEVGRTNGLEGTLSGLSGAPALDAQGRVVGVTIAEAPRRGRIYTTAPETFGPAIRGEQTPADDARGQAITTEDYGQVSNRLRRDLRVAQVVCLSV
- a CDS encoding hybrid sensor histidine kinase/response regulator; translated protein: MVTPPAVLYGSWAAAGLILAALGQPWLGFEFALIGMAFDAWAQGRVKRYQKTDAPIAGWPPLLMAIVAIRFALGVSGPLIAWLLAPRVDVMLVVVLIQVWSIGVAFVQFSAAPRLMALAAAPICATVLVVIYPSLIGPHGLAVAAAFVMLATILFIISRATHALWCDLFAADQRNKALLMDVQAAHEAAVLDRDAARCARLEADEANAAKSRFLANMSHEIRNPLNGIIGMAQIMAGDALEDRQKARLEILDRSAHTLLDLINQILDLSRIEEGQLEIVPQPIDADALVHEVTETLRPLAESKGLAFHVVSPGLGWVSADPVRLRQILFNLLSNAIKFTAEGQVALAVARTDAGVVLRVSDTGRGIPADQIGQLFTRFAQIEAAAVDRRDGAGLGLSIVATLVELMGGRIEVESEAGEGASFVVTLPLKPAQPLKTKEDAPDAEPERALRVLVAEDHPVNQQVIRGLLGQVGIEVEIVDDGLQAVEATQTRDWDLILMDVQMPNMDGPTATRTIRQREADQGLVHTPIIALTANAMVEQVESYLAAGMDAVVSKPVDLKLLLTTISELMSAKT